CCGCTCAGCTTTACAAATACTTTGGAATATTAGGTCACAAGACCATGAATATCATAGACGGGATAATCGGGATGGAAGGGGACGGACCCTCAAAGGGAACTCCTGTTGAGCTTGGGATAGCTGCTGCGTCTTCTGATGCAGTGGGGCTTGATATAGCTGTAACAAGGATGGTGGGGCTTAAAGATGAATTCTGTCTCACAACCAAAGCCGCAATTGCTGCCGGATATGATAAAAGTCATATAGATGTGCCTGAAACAAATATCCCTCTTATTAAAAAATCTTTATCTAAAAAAGTTTATCTGCCGCCTTTCTTAAAGCAACTGGTGGCGAAGCAGGTCTATGTTAAGCCTGTTGTTCTCAATGAAAAATGTATCCTCTGTATGCTGTGCATGAAGAGTTGCCCTGTTGACGCTATTGCGGTTATTAACGATTTTCCTTTTGTAGATAAGAAGAAATGTATAGAATGTTTCTGCTGTCACGAAGTCTGCGAGTCTGACGCTGTTGGGCTTGAAAGGTCGTGGCTGCACAAACTTGTGGTGGGGAAATGACAATAGCTCTTATAATAATTTTATGCTATCTGATAGGCTCAATACCGACTGCCTATATACTTGTGAAGAAACTGAAAGGTGTGGACATCCGCACCGTCGGCAGTGGAAATGTGGGAGCAAGTAATGCTTCCCGTATCCTCGGAAAGTGGGGCTTTATATCTGTACTCGTTTTGGATGCGCTTAAGGGACTTGTACCTGTACTCATCCTTAAATATATCTATGGTGAAAGCGACCTTGTGCTTCTTGGTGCGATATCTGTTGTCCTCGGACACACTTTTACCATTTTTCTTGGGTTCAAGGGGGGGAAGGGCGTTGCTACCGGTCTGGGAGTTTTTATTGCGCTTGCTCCTATATCAACAGCTATTGCTGCTGTGGTGTTTGCTGTTCTGATATCCATATACAGAATGATATCTCTCAGCTCGATGTGTGCTGCTGTGACTATTGCTGTTTCAGCTTGGTTTATCTCTTCGTGGGAACACCTGAAATACTTTACTATCGTTATAGCGGTATTGATAATAATCCTGCACAGAAGCAATATCGGCAGGATACTGAACGGAACGGAGAGGAAAGTTGGAAGAAAAACTGCTTAATCCATTAGACGTAATGCAGGAGTGCGCACAGCTGGCACTTCTTGGAAAAGGATATACGAAGACAAATCCTGTTGTTGGGGCTATCGTTGCCAACCAGAGTGAGATTCTTTCCCGCGGGTGGCACATGGCATATGGGGGACCCCATGCTGAAGTGAATGCCATAGATTCCTGTCCTGTCAGCACAGAAGGGCTGGACTTATATGTAACGCTGGAGCCCTGTTCCCATAGCGGCAAGACTCCTCCATGTGTGGAGAAGATCGTCAAAAGCGGCATCAGGCGTGTTTTTATAGGTGTTGTTGACCCGAACCCTCTTGTGGCGGGTAAGGGCGTTGAATACTTGAAAAATCATGGTGTAGAGGTTTATGTAGGTTATATGGAAGACCTCTGCGCATCCATTATAGAAGATTTCGTTAAATTTATCACAGAAAAGAAGCCTTACTACACCTTTAAAACAGCTCAGACGCTGGACGGTAAAATAGCTTCCTCCACGGGTGACTCCAAATGGATAAGTTCTGAGGCGTCACGTACATACACACATTACATGCGTGCCGTGTCTGACGCCATACTTGTTGGCGTTAACACAGTGATAGCTGATGACCCTGAACTGAATGTCCGAATGGTAAAATCAGACCGTGACCCGTTTAAAATTGTGCTCGACCCGAAAGGGCGGATGCCTCTTGACAGAAAGTTAGTTGAGAACAGTGCGGATAAACTGATATATGTCACCTGCGCAGAATCCCGTATAACAGAGGCTCTCAGAAACAAAGGAGCAGACGTCATAACTCTTGGAGGTGATGGCAGTCTTGATCTCAATGTACTCTCTGATGAGCTTGTGGAGCGTAGTATATTAAATGTTATGATTGAAGGCGGCGGTACAACAGCCGGTAAGTTTTTCGATGCAGGGCTTGTGGATAAAGTTAATATCTTCATAGCAATGATGATAATGGGGGGGAGTGTCTCCTCTGTTGGCGGAAACGGTGTTGAAAATGTTGCACAGGCGTATAAATTAAAAGAAGTGCAGTCAAAACATTTTGAGGGTGATCTGATGATATCAGGTAAAATCACTGATTATAAAACATCAGTTCTCGATCTGACAGAGAAGGTCAGAGGGTGCTGCGCATGCGGTTGTGGAAAGGATAAATAATGTTTACCGGAATAATAGAAGAGGTCGGGTCGGTCTCATCCATAGACAGAAAGGGCGATTTCGCTGTTTTGAAGATAAAGTGCAGCAAGGTGCTCGAGTCAACGCAGATTGGAGACAGCATCGCTGTTAACGGTGTATGCCTTACTGTTACGTCTATGGGGACAGATACATTCTGTGCCGACATTTCATATGAAACAATAAAAAAGAGTACATTTGCGGATATAACAAATGGTTCAGGAGTGAATCTTGAACGTGCGCTCACACTGTCCACAAGGCTTGGCGGACACCTTGTCAGTGGTCATGTTGATGCTGTGGGCACTATTGAAAAGTTTACCAGGAACCAGTCTGCATATATCCTTACGATACGTTACCCGGATGATATAGACAAATATCTTGCATCCAAAGGTTCTGTTTGTGTAGACGGCATAAGTCTCACAACGGCAAGGTGTTCAAACGGTACTTTCGAGGTTGCGGTTATTCCGCATACTTACGAGGGAACTTCGCTCAAAGGGAAACGGCAGGGATCAAAAGTGAATTTAGAGGTTGATATGATCTCAAGATATCTTGAGAAATTATTGAAAAGTTTAGAAAAGACAGATACATTGATGGATAACCTTAGCGGTTTAATCGGTCAGGAGGATTATTAATGTCTAGTAGTAGAATTGCCACAGTTGAGGAAGCATTAGAAGACATCCGCAACGGCAAAATGGTAATACTTACCGATGATGAAGACCGCGAAAACGAGGGCGATCTTGTTTTTGCAGCCGATTTCGTTACACCGGAAAAGATTAATTTTATGGCAAAATACGGCAGAGGGCTGATATGTCTGGCTATGCCGTCCAGCAGATGCGATGAGCTCGGGCTCGACCTTATGGTCAGCGAAGACAGCAATTCCGCGAGATTCGGCACAGCATTCACAGTTTCCATAGAGGCTAAAGAGGGCGTGACTACAGGTATTTCCGCCCACGACAGAGCCCAGACTGTTCGTGTAGCGAACGACCCTACAAAAGGTGCAGAAGATCTGGCGAGACCAGGGCACATCTTCCCCCTTAGAGCCAGAGAAGGCGGGGTTCTCGTACGCACAGGGCAGACAGAAGGGTCTGTTGACCTTGCGAGGCTTGCCGGACTGAGCAATCAGGGCGCTGTAATATGTGAAATCATGAATGATGACGGCAGTATGGCAAGAATGCCACAGCTTGAAGAATTTGCTGACGAGCACGACCTGAAGATACTTACAATAGCATCTCTTATCGAATACAGAATGGAGCATGAACAGCTTATCGAAGAAACAACGATAGCAAAAATGCCCACCAGCTTCGGCAACTTCAATATGACCGGTTTTAAAAGCAGAGTTGACGGTCAGGAAGCTGTAATGATATGGAAAGGCGATGTAAGGTCTGATGAGCCTGTTCTGCTGAGAGTACATTCACAGTGCCTTACAGGAGATGTTTTCGGTTCTGAAAGATGTGACTGTCAGGCGCAGCTTCACCGTGCTATGGAACTCGTTGAGGCAGAAGGGCGTGGTGCTGTACTTTATATGTTTCAGGAAGGGCGCGGGATTGGTATACTGAATAAGATCAATGCTTACCATCTTCAGGATGAGGGGCTGGATACTATACAGGCGAACATTGAACTCGGCTTTGAGGAAGACCTCCGTGATTATGGTTTCGGAGCACAGGTGATACGCCACATGGGGATAAAGAAGATCAGACTTATGACAAACAACCCCAAAAAGATACGCTCTCTTTCCGGCTTTGGGCTGGAGGTTGTGGAGCGTGTAGGCATAACATGCGGGCTGAATGAGTATAATCATACATACCTGAAAACCAAAAAAGAGAAGATGGGACATCATCTTGAGATAGATTAAGGAGAAACTGGAATGAACGTAACAACTCATCAGGGTATTTACACTGGAAAAGGACTTAAATTCGCGATCGTTGCAGGTCGTTTTAATGATTTTATAACAAAAAGCCTTATCGGCGGTGCTGTTGATGCACTCGTCCGTCATGAGGTTGAAGAATCTGATATAGAAGTTTTCAAAGTACCGGGTGCATTTGAAATACCACTGCTTTGTAAAAAGATAGCAGAAACAGGCAAGTATGATGGTGTTATAACCCTTGGGGCTGTGATCAGAGGCTCTACACCTCATTTTGACTTTGTATCAGCAGAAGTATCTAAAGGCGTTGCAAAAGTAGCTCTCGACAGCGGCATTGCAGTTATCTTTGGCGTACTTACCACAGACACCATTGAGCAGGCTATTGAGAGAGCCGGCACAAAACACGGTAATAAAGGCGCAGAAGTTGCCATGTCCGCAC
This window of the Denitrovibrio acetiphilus DSM 12809 genome carries:
- a CDS encoding DUF362 domain-containing protein gives rise to the protein MNNIYKAHCKGYHDTSLQKMIENYFYSERDRLAGARRILIKPNLLSASIPEKAVTTHPDFVRTVIRILREYTEAELWLGDSPGANFGKYDKVLEVTGMTKVAEETGVHVVRVESFEPVSRGGIVYSSLAEEVDIILNLPKLKTHGLTGMTLAVKNLFGLIPGTAKVGYHRDFPVDTELAAQLYKYFGILGHKTMNIIDGIIGMEGDGPSKGTPVELGIAAASSDAVGLDIAVTRMVGLKDEFCLTTKAAIAAGYDKSHIDVPETNIPLIKKSLSKKVYLPPFLKQLVAKQVYVKPVVLNEKCILCMLCMKSCPVDAIAVINDFPFVDKKKCIECFCCHEVCESDAVGLERSWLHKLVVGK
- the plsY gene encoding glycerol-3-phosphate 1-O-acyltransferase PlsY: MTIALIIILCYLIGSIPTAYILVKKLKGVDIRTVGSGNVGASNASRILGKWGFISVLVLDALKGLVPVLILKYIYGESDLVLLGAISVVLGHTFTIFLGFKGGKGVATGLGVFIALAPISTAIAAVVFAVLISIYRMISLSSMCAAVTIAVSAWFISSWEHLKYFTIVIAVLIIILHRSNIGRILNGTERKVGRKTA
- the ribD gene encoding bifunctional diaminohydroxyphosphoribosylaminopyrimidine deaminase/5-amino-6-(5-phosphoribosylamino)uracil reductase RibD is translated as MEEKLLNPLDVMQECAQLALLGKGYTKTNPVVGAIVANQSEILSRGWHMAYGGPHAEVNAIDSCPVSTEGLDLYVTLEPCSHSGKTPPCVEKIVKSGIRRVFIGVVDPNPLVAGKGVEYLKNHGVEVYVGYMEDLCASIIEDFVKFITEKKPYYTFKTAQTLDGKIASSTGDSKWISSEASRTYTHYMRAVSDAILVGVNTVIADDPELNVRMVKSDRDPFKIVLDPKGRMPLDRKLVENSADKLIYVTCAESRITEALRNKGADVITLGGDGSLDLNVLSDELVERSILNVMIEGGGTTAGKFFDAGLVDKVNIFIAMMIMGGSVSSVGGNGVENVAQAYKLKEVQSKHFEGDLMISGKITDYKTSVLDLTEKVRGCCACGCGKDK
- a CDS encoding riboflavin synthase, giving the protein MFTGIIEEVGSVSSIDRKGDFAVLKIKCSKVLESTQIGDSIAVNGVCLTVTSMGTDTFCADISYETIKKSTFADITNGSGVNLERALTLSTRLGGHLVSGHVDAVGTIEKFTRNQSAYILTIRYPDDIDKYLASKGSVCVDGISLTTARCSNGTFEVAVIPHTYEGTSLKGKRQGSKVNLEVDMISRYLEKLLKSLEKTDTLMDNLSGLIGQEDY
- a CDS encoding bifunctional 3,4-dihydroxy-2-butanone-4-phosphate synthase/GTP cyclohydrolase II; translation: MSSSRIATVEEALEDIRNGKMVILTDDEDRENEGDLVFAADFVTPEKINFMAKYGRGLICLAMPSSRCDELGLDLMVSEDSNSARFGTAFTVSIEAKEGVTTGISAHDRAQTVRVANDPTKGAEDLARPGHIFPLRAREGGVLVRTGQTEGSVDLARLAGLSNQGAVICEIMNDDGSMARMPQLEEFADEHDLKILTIASLIEYRMEHEQLIEETTIAKMPTSFGNFNMTGFKSRVDGQEAVMIWKGDVRSDEPVLLRVHSQCLTGDVFGSERCDCQAQLHRAMELVEAEGRGAVLYMFQEGRGIGILNKINAYHLQDEGLDTIQANIELGFEEDLRDYGFGAQVIRHMGIKKIRLMTNNPKKIRSLSGFGLEVVERVGITCGLNEYNHTYLKTKKEKMGHHLEID
- the ribH gene encoding 6,7-dimethyl-8-ribityllumazine synthase, which encodes MNVTTHQGIYTGKGLKFAIVAGRFNDFITKSLIGGAVDALVRHEVEESDIEVFKVPGAFEIPLLCKKIAETGKYDGVITLGAVIRGSTPHFDFVSAEVSKGVAKVALDSGIAVIFGVLTTDTIEQAIERAGTKHGNKGAEVAMSALEMVNVMKMV